CGCCATCATCTGCGGCGCCGTGTTCTTCATCGGCGGCATCGGCACGCTCATCTACCTCTTCCGCGACAGCTACGAGAGCAAGATCGCGAACGGGGGAGAGCCGGGCACGTTCGCCCACTCCGTGCTCTCCCGGATGCCGTCCGCGTCGAGCCTCGACAAGTTCTCGTACCGGATCAACGCCGCCGTCTTCCCGCTGTGGACGTTCACGATCATCGCGGGCGCGATCTGGGCCGGCGACGCCTGGGGCCGCTACTGGGGCTGGGACCCCAAGGAGGTCTGGTCCTTCATCACCTGGGTCGCGTACGCCTGCTACCTGCACGCCCGCGCGACCGCCGGGTGGAAGGGCCGCAAGGCCGCCTACCTGGCGCTGATCGCCTTCGGCTGCTGGATCTTCAACTACTACGGCGTCAACATCTTCGTCACCGGCAAGCACTCCTACGCCGGCGTCTGAGCGAGCCGCCCGCACACCACGGCTGCCCGTCCCCGCTCCGGCGGGGACGGGCAGCCGTGGTTCATACCCCGGTCAGGGCGCCGACGACGGAGGCAGGCACTGCTCCTTCGGCGGCTTCCCCTCCGGCCAGGCCAACGCCGAGAACCGCTGGTGCGGCGGGTCCGGTGCCAGCTCCACCACCGGCACGGCCTTGTTGTACGGGTTGCCGTGGTTGTCCAGGCAGATCCAGCCGCTGGCCCCCCGCACCCGCAGGGAACCCTTCACCCGGGGCCACTGGCCGCCCACGTCCTCCAGGCCCGGCAGCTCCTTACCGTCGGAGGTCGCCCGCCGGATCCCCGCCACCGCCAGCGTCATCGCGTCATGGGCGATGATCAGCTGCCCGTCGGTCAGGTCGTCGTGCGCGGTCGGCCCGATCGGACCGACCGGCTTCTTCCCGACCTCGGCCAGCAGGTCGGTGAACGCCCGGTAGTCCTCCGCTGAACCGCCCGTCGGCTGCTTCTTCCCCGCCGCCACCGCGGGCCAGGCGTCCGGATGCGCCAGCGAGGCGTAGCGGACGGTCACCTTGCGCCGCAGCGCGTTCCGGTCGAGCTTCTTGTCGTTGCCCAGGTACGAGCCCTCGTCACCGGTGAGCACCGTGAACGGGCGGCTCTGACAGCCGCGCGCGCCCAGCGCGTTGACGAACTGGCGCAGCTGGACGTGGCGCCCGGCGAAGAACACCGTGTTCGCGTCCGTGTCGCAGATGAGGTGGGTGATCTGCTCGAAGGTGTTGGCCGTGGTGCCCTCGTCGTACGGATCCTTCCGCGAGGTGAACAGCTCCGGCTCGTACTTCGACCCCTTCAGCAGATTCCGGAACGCCGACTTCAGGGTGTCCGTGTAGTGGTCGCCGCTGCGGGTGTCCTGCACCAGCAGCGCCTTGTCCGCCTTCACCTCACCGAACGAGGCCAGCGCGCGGGCCTCGTCCCGGTTGGTCGGCGACACCCGGGCCAGGCCCGGGAACGGGTCGCCGGCCGGGCCGTTGGCGATGTCGTCGGCGGTGATCGTGGAGCCCACGACCGGAATCCCGGCCCCGGTCAGCTCCTTCACCGCCTCCTTGGTCTGCGTACTGCTGATCGCGACCCCGGACACCGCGCGCAGCCGGTCGGGGGCTCCTGTCATCGTCAGCAGCCGGTCCACCACCGGTCGCCACTGGAGGCTGTTGCTCCCGATGTTCGCGAGCACCACCCGGATCTGCGGGACCTGCCCGTTCGCGTGGTGGTTGGCCCGGTACTGCGCGGCGAACGCGCCCTGGAGCTCATGCAGGACCTTCGTCCGCATGGACGCGTCGGTCGAGGTCAGCGGGAGCAGCAGTGCCACCGTCGCGTACGGGGTGTCCTTCTTCAGCGAGCGGTTCTCCCGGCCGATCGCCGCGGCGGCCGACGTCAGCTGCGACTGCCCGAAGTCGTAGCCGTCCCCGGACACCCCGACGCACTCGTCGCTGTCCTGCGGCCGCTCCACTCCCTTCGCGCAGGAGCGGTCCTCGGGCGCGGTGACGCGGTCCACCCCGTACCAGCCGGCCGTGACCAGCAGGGCGGCCGCCACGACCGATGTGATGATCTTCTGTCGGGTGGTCCACCACAGGCGGTACCGCAGCGGATTACGCATCCGGACCACCGTCCCCCGGGCCGTGCGGCCCGACCCGGGCCGGGGCGGGCGCGCCCGGCGGCATGGACAGGGCCCGCCAGTCCCGCAGATCGCGCGGCCAGTGCGTCGCCGCGTCCCAGAGCACCGCGTGCCCCGTCGCATGCCTGCCGGACAACTGCCGCAACTCGTGCGCCATCTTGTCGATCACCTCTTCGTCGGGCAGAGCCAGCGGATCGGACAGCAGCCAGACGGCGTGAAGCAACCGCCGCAGCTGCAACTGGAGTTCGGCGTCCCGCTCGACGAGCCCGGCGAGCGCCGCCCGTTCGTCGTCCGAAGCGGCCGCCCGCCCCAGCGCGACGGCCCGCCGCGGATCGGGACCGGTGCTGCCCGGCGGGCGCGGGAACGGGGCCGAGGCGATGAACCGCAGCGCGTCGAGCCAGCTCAGCACGTCGGGCCGGGCGAACTGCACCCGCAGATGCGTGACGCAGTCCTCCGCCGCGCCCAGCACCAGCTCCTGATGCAGCCGGTGCCGTTCGCTCGGGCAGGCGCCCCCGGCGGCGTAGGCCGAACGCAGCGTCTCGTGCACCGCGCGCCACACCGCGTAGTACGGCGGGTCGTCGTCCTGGAACCGCAGCCGGTGCAGCAGCAGCGCCCGCAGCAGCGGATCGGCGACGAAGTGCTCCGGGCCCACCGGCCAGTCCTCCGACCGCAGCGCGTCCCGCACCCGCAGCGCCACATCGCCGTCCGACGACTCCCCGCGCAGCCGGGTCGTGGCCAGCAGCCGCGCCGAGTCCTCGCCGTGCGCGGCGGCCAGCACGCTCAGTACGTCCGGACGCTGCCCGGGCAGCAGCCGCTCCAGCAGCTCCTCGGCCACCCGCACCGGCGGCCGGTCCTCCCGCAGCTCCACCGTGCGCTCCAGCAACGCCCCCGGCACCAGGCCGCCCGGGTCCGGCGACTCGCCCGCCGCCTGCGCCAGCAGGGCCACCCCGAGCGGTCGGCCGCCCGTCAGCCGGTGCACCCCGCGCGCCAGCCCGGCAGGGGTGCGGCCGTGCGGATCGTGCCGGTCCAGCGCTGAGCGCACATGGGCCGCGTCCAGAGGGGTGAGGCCGACCGCCAGAATCCCGGAGGTCACCTCCGTGCCCCGTGCCCAGTGCGAGGCGTGCGCCACCTCGGGCAGCCGCCGGCGCACCGCATGGCTCAGGCCCGCGTGGTCATGGACGCGGGACGACGCGAACACCGCGACCTGGTCCCGCACCCCGCCCGTGCGCTGCCGCAGCAGCGGTTCGACCAGCTGTCGGCCAAGCGGGGTGTGCGCGTTGTCGAGGAGCAGGACCGGACGGCCCCGCCGGGCGCCGCGCGCCATCCCGCGATACGCCCGCACCAGGTCCTCGACCAGGGCCAGCACCAGATGGTCCTCGGCGCGGCGGCGCAGATCGCCACCGCGCTCGAAGTCGACCGCGAGCTGCCGCAGCCCGATGCGCCCGTTGCCGCCCGCGTGCGGATACGTCCCGTACCAGTCGGCCGACCGGCGCTGGAACCGGCTGAACGTCTCCTCGAGTACCGTCTCCACGGTCGCCTCGGCCACCATGCCCGCCATCGGCGCCATCGAGTCGAACGCCCCGGCCGCCAGCTTCGTCAGCACCTTGGTGACCCAGCCCGTCGCGGTGTCGCCGCGGGTGTCGAGCGTCGCCAGCACCGGGCCGAGCGACTGCAGATCACGCTGGGCCCGCGACTCGTCCTCCCGCCGCCAGGACACCGAGGCCACCGCCACAAGTCCCAGGCTGAGGCGGGGAAACTGCACCGGACGGGCCGCGTGCACCCGTGCCGTGAGCTGGGTGGCCAGCTCCGGCAGCACCCCCGTCACCGGCGTCCAGCCCGGCCCCGGATCCGCGGGCGGCAGCACCGCCTCGCAGTCCACCAGGGCGACCGGCGTGATCTCCCGGTACAGGCTGCGCAGTTGCTTGAGCACAGCCGTCTTGCCCATGCCGCGGCCGCCCGTCAGCACCGCGACCGGCGGATCGTCGCCGTGCTCGCAGACGACCCGCCGCGAACCGTGTGGAGTGAGGCCGGTCAGGCGCGCCGCAAGTCCGTCATCACCGAAAATCGCCTCGCGCCCGTACAGCTCTCGCTCCACAGCACCCCCAGCGCCGCCGCCCATCACGATCTGTCACCCCGTCAACACCAGGATATCGACAGGGTGTTGGAGGGAGGTGACAATATTCGAACGATCGGTGCCGGGGCCCGGAGCGAGGTGCTGGGGGATCAGTCGTCGCCGATGTCCTCGTTCCACAGCGCGGGGTGCTCCCGTACGAAACCACGCATCAGCTCCACGCAGGCGGCGTCGTCGAGCAGCACGATCTCCACCCCGTGCCGGGCCAGCCAGTCGTGCCCGCCGTGGAAGGTCTCGGCCTCGCCGATCACCACCCGCGAGATCCCGAACTGCCGTACCAGGCCCGAGCAGTACCAGCACGGCGACAGCGTCGTCACCATCGTCGTACCCCGGTACGAACGCTGCCGCCCGGCCGCCCGGAACGCGGCCGTCTCCGCATGCATCGACGGATCGCCGTCCTGCACCCGCCGGTTGCGGCCACGCCCCAGCAGCGCGCCGTCCGCCCCGTACAGGGCGGCGCCGATCGGGATACCCCCCTCGGCGAGTCCGGCACGCGCCTCGTCGAGAGCGGTCGCCAGCCACGCCGCGTCCCGGCCCACCGCGCTCACGAGGGCATCGGGGTGTCCAGGACCGCCTTGCGGTGGCTGAACGTCTCCAGCGAGTACCGGCCGTGGTAGTTCCCCATCCCGCTCTCGCCGACCCCGCCGAACGGCAGGTCGGAGACCGTGAGATGGGCCAGCGGCAGCCCGATGCCGACCGCGCCCGACGACGTCTCGCCGATCAGCCGCTCACGTACGGCTTCCGAGTCGGTGAACGCGTACAGCGCCAGCGGCTTGTCGCGGTCGTTGATGAACGCGATCGCCTCGTCGAGCCCGTCGACCGTCACGATCGGCAGCACCGGGCCGAAGATCTCCTCCCGCATCACGGGCGCGTCCGGCGCCACGTCGGCCAGCACGGTCGGCGCGATGTACTTGCTGTCCCGGTCGTACGTCCCACCGGTCACCGTGCGGCCGGAGTCCAGCAGCCCCGTCAGCCGGTCGAAGTGGCGCTCGTTCACGATCCGCCCGTACTCCGGGTGCGTCGAGGCGTCCGCCCCGAACAGCTCCTCGATCGCGGCTGCGAGCGCGTCCGCGAGGGCGGCGCCGGTCTCCGGGTCGGTCAGGACGTAGTCGGGGGCGACGCACGTCTGGCCCGCGTTCAGGAACTTGCCGGCCGCCAGCCGGCCCGCGACCGCCTTCAGGTCCGTGTCCCGGTCCACGAACACCGGTGACTTGCCGCCCAGTTCGAGCGTCACCGGCGTGAGGTTCTTCGCCGCGGCGGCCATCACGATGCGGCCCACCGTGCCGTTGCCGGTGTAGAAGATGTGGTCGAAGTGCTCTGCCAGCAGCGCGGTGGTCTCGGGAATCGCACCCTCCACGACGGCGACCGCGTCCGTGTCCAGGTACTGCGGCAGCAGCCGCGCGACGGCGGCAGAGGTGGCGGGCGCCATCTCGCTGGGCTTCACCACGACCGCGTTGCCCCCGGCCAGCGCGCCGACGAGCGGGGCCAGCAGCAGCTGCGCCGGGTAGTTCCAGGGCGCGATGACCAGGACGACGCCGAGCGGGTCCTGCACGGTCAGCGCCTTCGCCCCGCGCAACGAGGCCGGTACGGGGGCCGGTTCGGGCCGCAGCCAGTCGGCCAGATGCTCCAGCGTGTGGTCGATCTCGCGGATCGTGAAGTCGATCTCGGTGCGGTACGCCTCCTTGCGGCTCTTGCCGAGGTCGGCGTTGAGCGCGTCGGCGAGCTCGTCACCGCGCTCGGTGAGCAGCGCGCGCAGCTGCCGGAGTTGCCCCGTGCGCCAGTCGAGGCTCTTGGTGCGCCCGGTGCGGAAGGTGGTGCGGAGGCGGTCGACCGTCTCGGATACGGAGGGCATGGAGGTACTCCCTGCGGTGGGGGGAATGCGGCTGAACACCGGCGAGGCCGGCATGGAACTTGATATGCTCAAGCAATACAGTTCATGTAACTGCCATAAGTTGAGCATGTCAAATAAATGTCGGCAGACGCCGATCGAAGAATGGCCGACCATGACCACCGAACCGACACCCCGCGCCGCCACTGCTCCGGACGATCGACCCGCCCCGACCCCGGAGGACCTCCTGGAGCCTCTGGCCCTCGTCGTGCGCGGCCACCACGACGACCTCACCGCCGTCGCCGCCCGTCATGGCCTGTCGACCTCGCAGGCCCGCGCGCTGATCGCGCTCAACGCGCCCATGCCGATGAGCGCGCTCGCCGCCCACCTGGTCTGCGACGCGTCCAACGCCACCGGTCTCGTCGGACGCATGGAGACCCGCGGCCTGGTCGGCCGGACCCCGTCCCCCGACGACCGCCGCTCCAAGGTCGCGAGCCGCACCCCCGAGGGCACGGCGCTCGCCCACACCATCCGCGCCGAGATGCGCGCGGTGCACGGCGCACTCGAAGCACTCACCCCCGAGGAGCGCACAGCACTGCTGCCCCTGCTCAACAAGCTGGGGCAGCAGTTGTACGCGTGATCGGGCAGCGGGCAGCGGGAAGGACCGACGGTCAGGAAGCGGGCGGGGTCGAGCCCTCCGGCCCGCTCTCCCGCCGCTTGAGCTCGTCCTCCCGGCGGCGCAGGTCCGCCTCCCAGTCCTTGAGGACCGCCTCGTCCTTCTCGTTCTCGTCCTTGAGGGACTTCAGGAAGTCGGGATTGTCGTCGGGTGCCACCCACTGCTGGCGGTGGTTGCGGTGCCATTCGGACGGCGTACGGCCTCCGGCGGGCACCTCGCGCATCTTGCCCGCGGCCAGCCACACGATCGGGCCGACGATCCAGAACAGCAGGATGATGAAGACCCAGGCGATCTTCGGCAGGTGTTTGGCCTCGTCCTCCGGGGTGTTCAGGCAGTCGATGAACGCGTAGATCGTCAGCGCCAGAGGCAGGAGATAGATCAGAGCCCGGAACATGGTGAAAGGTCCCCCCGAGGAGAGTTGGCGGGGCAATGTCCCGCCCCGGTGACGGGCCCAGGGTAGCGGGTGGCCGATACTGGTCGGCATGGCTTACGACGATCTTCGATCCCTCCTCCGGGCTCTGGAGCGCGAGGGCGAGCTCAAGCGCATCAAGGCCGAGGTCGACCCGTATCTGGAGGTCGGCGAGATCGTCGACCGGGTGAACAAGGCCGGCGGGCCGGCGCTGCTCTTCGAGAACGTCAAGGGCTCCTCGATGCCCCTGGCCATGAACGTCTTCGGCACCGACAAGCGCCTCCTCAAGGCCCTCGGGCTGAAGTCCTACGCCGACATCAGCGACAAGATCGGCGGACTGCTCAAGCCCGAGCTGCCGCACGGCTTCGTCGGTGTCCGGGAGGCCTTCGGCAAGCTCGGCACGATGGTGCACGTACCGCCGAAGAAGGTGAAGAGCGAGAACGCCCCGGTCCAGGAGGTCGTCCTCACCGGCGACGACGTGGACCTGGACCAGCTGCCCGCGCTGTTCACCTGGCCCAAGGACGGCGGCTCCTTCTTCAACCTGGGGCTCACGCACACCAAGCACCCCGAGACCGGCATCCGGAACCTGGGGCTCTACCGCCTCCAGCGTCACGACCGCCGCACCATCGGCATGCACTGGCAGATCCACAAGGACAGCCGCAACCACTACCAGGTCGCCGCCAAGCGCGGTGAGCGGCTGCCGGTCGCCATCGCCTTCGGCGCGCCGCCCGCCGTCACCTACGCCTCCACCGCCCCGCTGCCCGGGGACATCGACGAGTACCTCTTCGCCGGGTTCATCCAGGGCAAGCGCATCGAGATGGTCGACTGCAAGACCGTCCCGCTCCAGGTCCCGGCCAACGCCGAGGTCGTCATCGAGGGCTGGCTGGAGCCCAGGGAGATGCTTCCCGAGGGGCCGTTCGGCGACCACACCGGCTTCTACACGCCGCAGGAACCGTTCCCCGCGCTGACCATCGACTGCGTGACCATGCGCAAGCGGCCGCTGCTCCAGTCCATCGTGGTCGGCCGGCCGCCGACCGAGGACGGTCCGCTGGGGCGGGCCACCGAGCGGTTCTTCCTGCCGCTGCTCAAGATCATCGTGCCGGACATCGTGGACTACCACCTGCCCGAGTCGGGCGGTTTCCACAACTGCGCGATCGTCTCGATCGACAAGAAGTACCCGAAGCACGCCCAGAAGGTGATGAGCGCGATCTGGGGCGCGCACATGATGTCGCTGACGAAGCTGATCGTCGTCGTGGACTCCGACTGCGACGTCCACGATCTCCACGAGGTCGCGTGGCGGGCGCTCGGCAACACCGACTACGCACGCGACCTCACCGTCGCCGAGGGCCCCGTCGACCATCTCGACCACGCCTCCTACCAGCAGTTCTGGGGCGGCAAGGCGGGCATCGACGCGACGAAGAAGTGGCCCGAGGAGGGCTACACCCGGGACGGGGGCTGGCCGGACATGGTCGAGTCCGACCCGGACACGGCGGCGAAGGTCGACCGCCGGTGGAAGGAATACGGACTGTGAGCGCCGCCGAAGCGACCCTGGGCTCCGGGCCCGCGCAACCGAACAGCAAGGTCAAGGCGTTCCTGCGGCTCGTGATGATCGAGCACTCGGTCTTCGCGCTGCCCTTCGCGTACATCGCCGCCCTGACCGCGATGTTCGTCGAGGACGAGTCGA
This genomic interval from Streptomyces sp. NBC_00464 contains the following:
- a CDS encoding menaquinone biosynthesis decarboxylase, whose translation is MAYDDLRSLLRALEREGELKRIKAEVDPYLEVGEIVDRVNKAGGPALLFENVKGSSMPLAMNVFGTDKRLLKALGLKSYADISDKIGGLLKPELPHGFVGVREAFGKLGTMVHVPPKKVKSENAPVQEVVLTGDDVDLDQLPALFTWPKDGGSFFNLGLTHTKHPETGIRNLGLYRLQRHDRRTIGMHWQIHKDSRNHYQVAAKRGERLPVAIAFGAPPAVTYASTAPLPGDIDEYLFAGFIQGKRIEMVDCKTVPLQVPANAEVVIEGWLEPREMLPEGPFGDHTGFYTPQEPFPALTIDCVTMRKRPLLQSIVVGRPPTEDGPLGRATERFFLPLLKIIVPDIVDYHLPESGGFHNCAIVSIDKKYPKHAQKVMSAIWGAHMMSLTKLIVVVDSDCDVHDLHEVAWRALGNTDYARDLTVAEGPVDHLDHASYQQFWGGKAGIDATKKWPEEGYTRDGGWPDMVESDPDTAAKVDRRWKEYGL
- a CDS encoding ABC transporter substrate-binding protein, which gives rise to MRNPLRYRLWWTTRQKIITSVVAAALLVTAGWYGVDRVTAPEDRSCAKGVERPQDSDECVGVSGDGYDFGQSQLTSAAAAIGRENRSLKKDTPYATVALLLPLTSTDASMRTKVLHELQGAFAAQYRANHHANGQVPQIRVVLANIGSNSLQWRPVVDRLLTMTGAPDRLRAVSGVAISSTQTKEAVKELTGAGIPVVGSTITADDIANGPAGDPFPGLARVSPTNRDEARALASFGEVKADKALLVQDTRSGDHYTDTLKSAFRNLLKGSKYEPELFTSRKDPYDEGTTANTFEQITHLICDTDANTVFFAGRHVQLRQFVNALGARGCQSRPFTVLTGDEGSYLGNDKKLDRNALRRKVTVRYASLAHPDAWPAVAAGKKQPTGGSAEDYRAFTDLLAEVGKKPVGPIGPTAHDDLTDGQLIIAHDAMTLAVAGIRRATSDGKELPGLEDVGGQWPRVKGSLRVRGASGWICLDNHGNPYNKAVPVVELAPDPPHQRFSALAWPEGKPPKEQCLPPSSAP
- a CDS encoding nucleoside deaminase — its product is MSAVGRDAAWLATALDEARAGLAEGGIPIGAALYGADGALLGRGRNRRVQDGDPSMHAETAAFRAAGRQRSYRGTTMVTTLSPCWYCSGLVRQFGISRVVIGEAETFHGGHDWLARHGVEIVLLDDAACVELMRGFVREHPALWNEDIGDD
- a CDS encoding PLD nuclease N-terminal domain-containing protein translates to MFRALIYLLPLALTIYAFIDCLNTPEDEAKHLPKIAWVFIILLFWIVGPIVWLAAGKMREVPAGGRTPSEWHRNHRQQWVAPDDNPDFLKSLKDENEKDEAVLKDWEADLRRREDELKRRESGPEGSTPPAS
- a CDS encoding aldehyde dehydrogenase family protein, which produces MPSVSETVDRLRTTFRTGRTKSLDWRTGQLRQLRALLTERGDELADALNADLGKSRKEAYRTEIDFTIREIDHTLEHLADWLRPEPAPVPASLRGAKALTVQDPLGVVLVIAPWNYPAQLLLAPLVGALAGGNAVVVKPSEMAPATSAAVARLLPQYLDTDAVAVVEGAIPETTALLAEHFDHIFYTGNGTVGRIVMAAAAKNLTPVTLELGGKSPVFVDRDTDLKAVAGRLAAGKFLNAGQTCVAPDYVLTDPETGAALADALAAAIEELFGADASTHPEYGRIVNERHFDRLTGLLDSGRTVTGGTYDRDSKYIAPTVLADVAPDAPVMREEIFGPVLPIVTVDGLDEAIAFINDRDKPLALYAFTDSEAVRERLIGETSSGAVGIGLPLAHLTVSDLPFGGVGESGMGNYHGRYSLETFSHRKAVLDTPMPS
- a CDS encoding MarR family winged helix-turn-helix transcriptional regulator produces the protein MTTEPTPRAATAPDDRPAPTPEDLLEPLALVVRGHHDDLTAVAARHGLSTSQARALIALNAPMPMSALAAHLVCDASNATGLVGRMETRGLVGRTPSPDDRRSKVASRTPEGTALAHTIRAEMRAVHGALEALTPEERTALLPLLNKLGQQLYA